In Amyelois transitella isolate CPQ chromosome 26, ilAmyTran1.1, whole genome shotgun sequence, the following proteins share a genomic window:
- the LOC106139791 gene encoding facilitated trehalose transporter Tret1 yields MAGSRERLLHERREYAYEYEFRRKYDYQERNRRYDHRVERHERPRRKNGYVYEDIYSDFDEAQGRLSLFRPIRPEYLNLPTSYDMKYNSLPRNYYNYDDRNSRRKKDYYDFRIETDRRRPRDSYEPYRKRTTEVRRAEADNYARNPKPILTEVKNSNAPKNVAVCKPLRLSEQNAQYWTTEAATKKRKRPDEVKKNVKFSEVSGCNRKMVVDDPIVGRKVVPVRELEVSLDQMIQNGYFEKHNIPISKPAERNCNTEEIGSVPNGKCLTGVDRKEVARPRRTRHLHQVLAALAVSLAPFSAGLGKGYSSPAIASLQGPGGNATRRDFQLTDQQASWLASLSFLGALFGGMAGGAAMRHGRRRVLSLAAAPCSLSWLLTVLATSVRMMCITAFLGGFCCSILTMLSQVYISEISVPDIRGCLSAVLKIVGHLGVLFSFTIGAYLDWQQLALCISAAPLLLFCTVLYIPETPSYLVLIGKDEEAYKSLLWLRGPNSDVAQELATIRNNVLASKNFSQRQSQMSGSQFINSLDVRTMNRLLGPILVTCGLMMFQRFSGAHAFSFYAVPIFRKTFGGMNPHGAAIAVSFVQLLASCLSGLLIDTVGRLPLLIVSSVLMSMALAGFGSYAYYEEVHRNQRIQNVMFHQTLGQNDWIPLLCVLVFTIAFSLGMSPISWLLIGELFPLEYRAFGSAMATAFSYLCAFVGVKTFVDFQQALGLHGAFWLYASISVGGLCFVVCCVPETKGKDLDEMDPNYVQNLSPKR; encoded by the exons ATGGCCGGCTCCCGGGAAAGGTTGCTTCACGAGAGACGGGAATATGCCTACGAATATGAATTTAGAAGGAAATACGATTATCAAGAAAGGAATAGAAGATACGACCACAGAGTCGAGAGGCACGAGAGACCCAGAAGAAAGAATGGATACGTTTATGAAGATATCTACTCAGACTTTGACGAGGCTCAAGGAAGACTGTCACTATTCAGACCAATACGAccagaatatttaaatttaccaaCATCTTATGACATGAAATACAACTCATTACCGAGGAACTATTATAATTACGACGATAGAAATAGTCGTAGGAAGAAAGATTATTACGATTTTAGAATCGAAACTGACAGGAGGAGGCCGAGAGATTCTTATGAACCTTATAGGAAAAGAACAACAGAAGTTAGGCGTGCGGAAGCAGATAATTACGCGAGGAATCCAAAACCTATACTTACTGAAGTAAAAAATTCGAACGCACCAAAAAACGTAGCCGTCTGCAAACCTTTGAGACTGTCTGAACAAAATGCTCAATATTGGACGACCGAAGCGGCGACCAAGAAGCGGAAAAGACCAGACGAGGTGAAGAAAAACGTTAAATTCTCCGAAGTGTCCGGATGCAATAGGAAAATGGTCGTCGACGATCCTATTGTCGGTCGAAAAGTTGTGCCCGTTAGAGAATTGGAAGTGTCATTAGATCAGATGATACAGAATGGTTATTTTGAGAAGCATAACATTCCAATTTCGAAGCCGGCCGAACGGAATTGCAACACGGAAGAGATTGGGAGTGTTCCCAATGGGAAGTGCTTGACGGGAGTGGACAGAAAAGAAGTGGCAAGGCCGCGACGAACAAGGCACCTGCACCAG GTGTTGGCCGCCTTAGCAGTGTCCCTGGCTCCATTTTCAGCTGGTCTTGGCAAAGGGTACAGCTCCCCTGCCATCGCCTCCTTGCAAGGACCTGGAGGCAACGCTACCAGGAGGGATTTCCAGCTGACCGACCAGCAGGCTTCGTGGCTCGCTTCACTCTCATTCCTAG GAGCCCTCTTCGGCGGCATGGCCGGCGGTGCCGCAATGAGACACGGCCGCCGCCGCGTGCTGTCGCTGGCTGCCGCGCCCTGCAGCCTGTCCTGGCTGCTGACTGTCCTCGCCACCTCAGTCAGGATGATGTGCATCACCGCCTTCCTTGGGGGGTTCTGCTGCTCCATATTGACCATGCTGTCTCAg GTCTACATAAGTGAAATATCCGTGCCAGACATTCGTGGTTGCCTCAGCGCCGTGCTCAAAATCGTCGGCCATCTTGGAGTGCTATTCAGCTTCACCATCGGCGCTTACCTCGACTGGCAGCAATTGGCCTTGTGTATATCCGCTGCTCCTCTACTTCTCTTCTGTACAGTTCTTTACATACCAGAAACACCAAGCTACCTCGTTTTAATCGGTAAAGACGAAGAAGCCTACAAAAGTCTCCTCTGGCTTCGCGGACCTAACTCCGATGTGGCTCAAGAACTAGCTACTATAAGGAATAATGTTTTGGCCAGCAAAAATTTCAGTCAGCGTCAAAGCCAAATGTCTGGcagtcaatttataaattctcTAGATGTCAGAACTATGAATCGTTTGCTAGGACCTATTCTGGTAACTTGTGGACTCATGATGTTTCAAAGATTTTCAGGGGCTCACGCGTTTTCATTTTATGCCGTACCGATATTTAGAAAAACGTTTGGTGGTATGAATCCGCACGGTGCAGCTATAGCTGTTTCCTTCGTGCAATTATTGGCGTCATGTCTGTCGGGCTTACTGATAGATACTGTTGGAAGATTACCATTGCTGATCGTCAGTTCTGTGTTAATGTCGATGGCCCTGGCTGGATTTGGGAGCTACGCGTATTACGAGGAAGTTCATCGGAATCAAAGGATCCAAAACGTTATGTTCCACCAAACATTGGGTCAAAATGATTGGATTCCATTGTTGTGTGTTTTAGTTTTCACTATAGCGTTTTCACTCGGGATGAGTCCTATATCATGGCTTTTGATTGGGGAGTTGTTTCCTTTGGAATACAGGGCTTTCGGCAGTGCAATGGCAACTGCTTTCAGCTATCTTTGCGCGTTTGTTGGTGTCAAGACGTTTGTTGATTTTCAACAAGCCTTGGGCCTTCATGGGGCATTTTGGTTGTACGCCTCTATAAGTGTCGGGGGATTATGTTTTGTGGTTTGCTGTGTACCAGAAACAAAAGGAAAAGATTTGGATGAAATGGATCCAAATTACGTACAGAATTTATCACCGAAGAGGTAA